Below is a window of Thermus thermamylovorans DNA.
GGGGGCGGTCTTGGACCATTTCCTGGCCGAGCTGGAGCTCACCCTGGCCCTCTTAGGGGTGAAAAGCTTAGAGGAGGTGGGACCCCACCTCCTCGCCTCCTAGAGGCGGCCTGCCGGACTCCCCTTACTGGGCCACCACGCTCACCTTCACCTGGATGGGCACCTCGGGGTGGGGCTTGTAGGTGAGGATGTACTCCCCCAGCTCCTTGATGGGCCTTTCCAGCCCCAGGCGCTTGGGGTCGATGGCGATGCCGTGCTGGCGGGAAAGGGCCTCGGCCACGTCCTTGGCGGTCACCGAGCCGTAGATCTTGTTCTCCCCCGCCCGCACCGGGATGGTGAGGGTGAGGTTCTCCAGGATCTCCTTCAGGCGCTCGGCCTCCGCCTTCCTTTCCGCCAGGCGCTTGGCCTGGGCGCGGATCTTGGCCTGAAGGGCCTTCAGGTTGCTCTCCGTGGCCAAGACCGCCAGGCCCCGGGGCAGGAGGTAGTTCTTGGCGTAGCCGGGCTTCACCCGCACCACCTGGCCCACGTCGCCCAGGTTCTCCAGGGGTTCCAGGAGGATGACCTTCATGCGCACCCCCTACTTGCGCACCAGCTTCTCCGTGAAGGGGAGAAGCCCCAGGATCCGGGCCCGCTTGATGGTGCGGGCGAGGATCCTTTGCTCCTTGGCGGTAAGCCCCGTGCGGCGGCGGGGCAGGATCTTCCCCGTTTCCGACAGGAACCTCTTCAACACCTCCACGTTGCGGTAGTCCCTAAGGTCGAACTCCCCCAGGCTGGCCTTGACCTTGGCCTTCCGGGAGGGGCGCCTCGGCGCCTCTTTTACCGCCTTCTTGGGTTTAGCGTTCTTGGCGTTCAAAACGGCAAATCCTCCTCCGGCGGGAAGTCTTCCAGTCCCTCGTCGATGTCCACCCCACCCGTCTGGACAGGGCGCTTGGCCTCCTGGGGCCTGCTTCCGCCGGCTTGCGCAGGCCCACGGGTGGGGCGCTCCAGGCGCAGGGCTTCCACGCGTGTCTGGTAGCGCCTTTCGCCGCTGGAGCTCGTCCAGGAGTCGTTCACCAAACGGCCGATGACCAGAAGCCCATCCCCTCGCTTGAGCTCAGCGGCCCACTCGGCCAGGTCGCGCCAGGCCTGGACCTCGATGAAGTGGGTCCTTTCCTCCTCAGCCCCTTGGCGAAGGCGGCGCTCGTTCACCGCCAGGCCGAGCCGCGCCACCGCCGTTCCCTGGGGGGTGTAGCGGAGCTCGGAATCCCGGGTGAGGTTGCCCATGAGGACCACCTGGTTGAGGGCGCGGCGGAGACGGGGCTGGCCCCGGGCGTCCTCCAGGGTTTCCCGGCCCCGCCCTTCCAGGGGATCGATAAAGTCTGCCCGGATCTGCACC
It encodes the following:
- a CDS encoding single-stranded DNA-binding protein; its protein translation is MARGLNRVFLIGTLTGRPDMRYTPGGMAILDLNLAGQDTLTDEAGQEREIPWYHRVRLLGRQAEMWGDVLERGQLLFVEGRLEYRQWEREGEKRSEVQIRADFIDPLEGRGRETLEDARGQPRLRRALNQVVLMGNLTRDSELRYTPQGTAVARLGLAVNERRLRQGAEEERTHFIEVQAWRDLAEWAAELKRGDGLLVIGRLVNDSWTSSSGERRYQTRVEALRLERPTRGPAQAGGSRPQEAKRPVQTGGVDIDEGLEDFPPEEDLPF
- the rpsR gene encoding 30S ribosomal protein S18 → MNAKNAKPKKAVKEAPRRPSRKAKVKASLGEFDLRDYRNVEVLKRFLSETGKILPRRRTGLTAKEQRILARTIKRARILGLLPFTEKLVRK
- the rplI gene encoding 50S ribosomal protein L9; this translates as MKVILLEPLENLGDVGQVVRVKPGYAKNYLLPRGLAVLATESNLKALQAKIRAQAKRLAERKAEAERLKEILENLTLTIPVRAGENKIYGSVTAKDVAEALSRQHGIAIDPKRLGLERPIKELGEYILTYKPHPEVPIQVKVSVVAQ